A segment of the Acidobacteriota bacterium genome:
TGCTGCTGCCCGCGATGGTGAACCTCGACGCGTTCTTCCTGTCGCACACAAGTGAGCCGGTCAGCATCCCCGACCAGGCGCTCGTGGACGCGTACCTGCCGGAGTACCGCCCGGCGTTCGCGCTCGATACCGCGAAGCCGAGCGCGTTCGGCGGGCTGCCAGCCAACGACGCGTACATGGAGCTGCGCGCCCGCATGGAGCGCTCGATGGACGAGGCGAGAAAGGCGGCGATCGACGCGAACGAGGAGTTTTACAAGCTGTTCGGCCGCCGCCACCCGATCGTCGAGACGTATCCGTGCAACGACGATCGCGCGCGCGGCGAGGTGGATATCGCGCTGGTGACCTCGGGCACCGCGGCGGCGACGGCGCGCTCGGTGATCGACCAGTACCAGAAGGCGGGGAAGCGGGTGCGGCTGGTGAAGATCCGGCTGTTCCGGCCGTTCCCATTCGATGCGGTGCGTGCGGCGCTGTCCGGCGCCAAGAAGGTCGTGGTGTTCGACCGCAATATCTCCTTCGGCCACGGCGGCATCATGGCGTCGGAAGTGCGCGCCGCGCTCCACAGCCGCAAAAGTGGGACAGTCACACTTTCCGGTGCCGGAAGTGGGACTGTCCCACTTTTCTCCTTTGTCGGCGGGCTGGGCGGGCGGGACGTCACCCCCGACACGTTCGAGTCGATGATTGCCTACGCGCAGGAACGCGACGAGCCGGAGCGCGAGACGCTCTGGGTCGGACTGAAGGAGAAGTAGCCGTGACGGTGCTGCGACAGGTCAATTACGATCTCCCGCCTGACGAGGTCCTCTCGCCCGGACACGTCGGGTGCGCCGGCTGCGGCGCCGCGCTGGCCATGCGGATCGCGCTGAAGGCGCTCGGGCGCAAGACGATCCTCGTGATCCCGGCGTGCTGCTGGACGGTCATCGACGGCCCCTCTCCCTACAGCGCGGCCGGCGTGCCGGTCATGCACGCCCCCTTCCCCTCGGCGGCCGCCGCGGCCACCGGCGTGCGCGCGGCGCTCGACCTCCAGGGAGACACGGATACGACGGTGTGCGCCTGGGCCGGCGACGGCGGTACGTTCGACATCGGCATCCAGGCACTCTCAGCCGCGGCCGAG
Coding sequences within it:
- the porA gene encoding pyruvate ferredoxin oxidoreductase; this translates as MSAVTKVIEGTHAISYAVQRARARVIAAYPITPSSGVVELLSEMCGDGRLDARFVAVESEHSALATCAGASQTGLRAFTATSSHGLAYMHEMLHWCAGARLPIVLANVNRAMGSPWNIFVDQNDSLSQRDTGWIQFYCENNQEVLDTVIQAFRVAEHVLLPAMVNLDAFFLSHTSEPVSIPDQALVDAYLPEYRPAFALDTAKPSAFGGLPANDAYMELRARMERSMDEARKAAIDANEEFYKLFGRRHPIVETYPCNDDRARGEVDIALVTSGTAAATARSVIDQYQKAGKRVRLVKIRLFRPFPFDAVRAALSGAKKVVVFDRNISFGHGGIMASEVRAALHSRKSGTVTLSGAGSGTVPLFSFVGGLGGRDVTPDTFESMIAYAQERDEPERETLWVGLKEK